In the Topomyia yanbarensis strain Yona2022 chromosome 3, ASM3024719v1, whole genome shotgun sequence genome, one interval contains:
- the LOC131687580 gene encoding uncharacterized protein LOC131687580, whose product MMWALSKGGGSSTGPDNVGYPLLQRLPFSIKISLLELFNHAWDSGTFSNQWKEGIVVPIPKPEGDRCSPAGYRPITLLSCIDKLFERLVNRRLTTELEQNGRLDGRQHAFRPGRGVESHLAHMESLINLNENQHAEIVSLDTSKAYDTTWRPAILQTLTSWKISGRMLHIISSILSNRTFRVSANGASSIRCVAENGVPQGSILSVTLFLVAMEPIFKIIPIDVEILLYADDVLLVAKGSSSGQIRRHLRKAVKAVVEWAGSVGFEIAPTKSKLLHICNIRHRKRGLTSSNDETMERVLAPTYNEVIRQSSGAFRSSPVQSIMAEAGCLPFRLMLVQRLSQMVARLTEKDPNVANYPVAKRSVELFHQTTGSLPPRACNLQRLTDRGWYSTIPKIDDELKRNIKAAALIERALVERNITLSWIPGHARISGNEEADRLANQGGIVDPMDIPIPSQDVVRLVKQKLWNVWQRDWDRTQSLLREVKPYVTKSTDRKCASEQRILTRLRIGHTIFSHAYLMEVNTPPTCCYCGVPMTVKHVLVDCRGYAQARQQYNKSSRLHDHTVLPFIPCPISNDTNATTVVNCQK is encoded by the exons ATGATGTGGGCCCTCTCCAAAGGTGGTGGATCGTCAACTGGACCTGATAATGTGGGGTACCCATTGCTACAACGACTCCCTTTCTCCATTAAAATATCTCTGCTCGAACTGTTCAACCACGCCTGGGATTCCGGAACTTTTTCGAATCAGTGGAAAGAGGGCATAGTAGTCCCGATCCCAAAACCAGAAGGAGACCGCTGCAGTCCAGCCGGATACCGTCCCATTACTCTGCTAAGTTGCATAGACAAACTGTTCGAACGATTAGTCAACCGGCGGTTGACCACAGAACTAGAACAGAATGGAAGACTGGATGGTCGTCAGCATGCATTCCGCCCGGGTAGAGGCGTTGAGTCCCATCTAGCACACATGGAATCGCTCATCAATCTTAATGAAAACCAGCATGCAGAGATAGTCTCACTGGACACATCCAAAGCTTACGACACTACGTGGAGACCCGCCATTCTTCAAACCCTGACCAGCTGGAAAATCTCTGGCCGTATGCTCCACATCATATCCAGTATCCTATCTAACCGAACCTTCCGTGTATCAGCGAACGGAGCATCATCAATCCGATGTGTGGCAGAAAATGGTGTACCGCAGGGCTCCATTCTGTCCGTCACCCTATTTTTAGTAGCAATGGAACCTATTTTCAAAATTATCCCAATCGATGTCGAAATCCTGCTTTACGCGGACGATGTATTGCTTGTAGCCAAAGGGTCCAGTTCTGGACAGATACGACGTCACTTAAGAAAAGCTGTTAAGGCAGTTGTTGAATGGGCCGGCAGTGTAGGGTTTGAAATTGCGCCGACCAAGTCAAAACTCCTTCACATCTGCAACATACGGCATCGTAAGCGCG GACTTACCAGCAGTAACGACGAGACGATGGAACGAGTGCTTGCTCCAACATACAACGAAGTAATACGTCAGTCATCTGGAGCCTTCAGATCAAGCCCAGTACAGTCAATTATGGCAGAAGCAGGCTGCCTGCCGTTTAGATTAATGCTAGTCCAGCGACTGTCGCAGATGGTAGCTCGGCTTACAGAAAAAGATCCGAATGTAGCGAACTATCCGGTAGCCAAAAGATCAGTAGAACTTTTCCACCAAACCACCGGTTCTCTCCCACCAAGAGCTTGCAATCTTCAAAGGCTCACTGATAGAGGGTGGTATAGCACCATaccaaaaattgacgacgaACTAAAACGAAACATCAAAGCAG CTGCATTGATAGAACGTGCACTCGTAGAGCGTAACATTACACTTAGCTGGATTCCAGGACACGCAAGAATATCTGGTAACGAAGAAGCTGACAGACTCGCGAATCAAGGAGGAATTGTAGACCCAATGGACATTCCGATACCTTCTCAGGATGTCGTACGCCTCGTAAAGCAGAAACTATGGAACGTCTGGCAGAGGGATTGGGATAGAACCCAGTCACTACTACGCGAGGTCAAGCCATACGTAACAAAAAGCACTGACCGAAAGTGCGCATCTGAACAGCGTATTCTAACCAGACTTCGTATTGGACATACCATCTTTAGTCACGCGTACCTAATGGAAGTCAACACACCGCCTACCTGCTGTTATTGCGGAGTACCAATGACCGTAAAGCATGTCCTAGTGGATTGCCGAGGATACGCCCAGGCACGACAGCAATACAACAAATCTAGCCGATTACATGATCATACTGTCCTCCCTTTCATACCATGCCCAATTTCCAATGACACAAATGCCACAACCGTGGTAAACTGtcaaaaataa